The following coding sequences are from one Rattus norvegicus strain BN/NHsdMcwi chromosome 11, GRCr8, whole genome shotgun sequence window:
- the LOC102551497 gene encoding keratin-associated protein 20-2-like, with protein MCYYGSYYGGLGYGYGGLGCGYGCGYGGYGSYGYGCCRPLCCRRYWSCGFY; from the coding sequence ATGTGCTACTACGGCAGCTACTATGGAGGCCTGGGCTATGGCTATGGTGGCCTAGgctgtggctatggctgtggctatGGTGGCTATGGTAGCTATGGTTATGGCTGCTGTCGCCCACTGTGCTGTAGAAGGTACTGGTCCTGTGGCTTCTACTGA
- the LOC134481131 gene encoding keratin-associated protein 20-2-like, with translation MCYYGSYYGGLGYGYGGLGCGYGCGYGCGYGCGYGSYGYGCCRPLCCRRYWSCGFY, from the coding sequence ATGTGCTACTACGGCAGCTACTACGGAGGCCTGGGCTATGGCTATGGTGGCCTAGgctgtggctatggctgtggctatggttgtggctatggctgtggctatGGTAGCTATGGTTATGGCTGCTGTCGCCCACTGTGCTGTAGAAGGTACTGGTCCTGTGGCTTCTACTGA
- the Krtap20-2l2 gene encoding keratin-associated protein 20-2-like gives MCYYGSYYGSLGCGYGGLGCGYGCGYGCGYGGYGYGCCRPLCYRRY, from the coding sequence ATGTGTTACTATGGCAGCTACTATGGTAGCCTAGGCTGTGGCTATGGTGGCCTAGgctgtggctatggctgtggctatggctgtggctatGGTGGCTATGGTTATGGCTGCTGCCGCCCCCTGTGCTATAGAAGGTACTGA
- the LOC102551679 gene encoding keratin-associated protein 20-2-like, whose product MCYYGSYYGGLGYGYGGLGCGYGCGYGCGYGGYGCGYGGYGYGCCRPLCCRRYWSCGFY is encoded by the coding sequence ATGTGCTACTACGGCAGCTACTACGGAGGCCTGGGCTATGGCTATGGTGGCCTAGgctgtggctatggctgtggctatggctgtggctatggtggctatggctgtggctatGGTGGCTATGGTTATGGATGCTGCCGCCCACTGTGCTGTAGAAGGTACTGGTCCTGTGGCTTCTACTGA
- the LOC102551771 gene encoding keratin-associated protein 20-2-like has product MCYYSSYYGGQGYGCGYGYGCGYGCGCSYGGYGCGCGAYGFGCCRPLCCRRYWSYGFY; this is encoded by the coding sequence ATGTGTTACTACAGCAGCTACTATGGAGGCCAGGGCTATGGCTGTGgctatggctatggctgtggctatggctgtggctgtAGCTATggtggctatggctgtggctgcGGTGCCTATGGTTTTGGCTGCTGCCGCCCACTCTGCTGTAGAAGGTACTGGTCCTATGGTTTCTACTGA